The following coding sequences lie in one Arachis hypogaea cultivar Tifrunner chromosome 9, arahy.Tifrunner.gnm2.J5K5, whole genome shotgun sequence genomic window:
- the LOC112709389 gene encoding F-box protein At5g07610-like, with translation MSHNTELISSSAKAIERHVALLTKILVRLPLRDVMAFKRVSKRWLSLISDPYFSQCRTTVQGTRFSSLILDPNFINLQHRELTLFYFNKKILIPCCRRLIFCPKLPDNYSYILQSCNGLMYVRKFSDRFIYNPSTGDKKLLPSPFPWFDKSPFVEYSLAFDPLRFLGYKLICIFHGKSLKEDCHHTMVYSSESGAWNPYRSSFSAPTDMGFAYDFYFQDLVYWIGSKSKSTLHFDLKEEYVKVDLPPLPPGPQDLNVGGHVYLTSLELNSKEAYNGYGYILAPARGYMNLVGFDFEFCIPVFRLKEDDYSSSSIQHLIKDGHEYEMTLLLLIAGKVIALRLKDQTSCDVFDFGIKIKPGHNKKSSKKRKDTMIGGSGASQEHVAMRDEDAN, from the exons ATGAGCCACAACACAGAGTTAATCTCTTCTTCAGCCAAAGCAATTGAAAGACATGTTGCCTTGCTCACTAAAATCCTTGTTCGTCTTCCCCTCAGAGATGTCATGGCCTTCAAACGTGTCTCCAAGCGGTGGCTTTCTCTCATCTCTGACCCTTATTTCTCTCAGTGCCGCACCACCGTCCAAGGAACAAGATTCTCCAGTTTGATCCTAGATCCCAACTTCATCAATCTTCAACATCGTGAATTAACATTGTTCTACTTCAATAAGAAGATTCTTATACCGTGCTGCCGCCGTCTCATATTTTGTCCCAAACTCCCcgataattattcatatatattacAATCTTGCAACGGCTTGATGTATGTACGCAAATTCAGTGACAGGTTTATCTATAATCCCTCCACAGGAGACAAGAAACTCTTGCCCTCACCCTTTCCATGGTTTGATAAATCACCCTTTGTGGAGTACTCCCTGGCTTTTGATCCCTTGCGATTTCTTGGTTATAAGCTGATCTGCATTTTCCATGGCAAGTCTTTAAAGGAAGATTGCCACCATACCATGGTTTACTCCTCAGAATCCGGTGCCTGGAATCCGTATCGTTCTTCCTTCTCGGCTCCCACAGACATGGGTTTTGCATATGATTTTTATTTCCAGGACTTGGTTTACTGGATCGGTAGCAAAAGCAAATCGACGCTGCATTTTGATCTGAAGGAAGAGTACGTGAAGGTCGACTTGCCTCCTTTGCCTCCAGGACCTCAAGATCTTAATGTTGGCGGCCATGTTTACTTGACTTCGCTGGAACTTAACTCAAAAGAAGCTTATAATGGATATGGATACATTCTTGCACCTGCACGCGGTTACATGAATTTGGTTGGATTTGACTTTGAATTTTGTATACCCGTGTTCCGGTTGAAGGAAGATGATTATTCTTCATCAAG CATACAACATCTCATTAAAGATGGTCATGAATATGAAATGACTTTGTTGTTACTGATAGCTGGAAAAGTTATTGCTCTCCGGTTAAAGGATCAAACCAGTTGTGATGTGTTTGACTTTggcataaaaataaaa CCTGGTCACAATAAGAAGAGctctaagaaaagaaaagatacaatGATTGGAGGGAGTGGTGCATCTCAAGAGCATGTAGCTATGAGGGATGAAGATGCTAATTAA